The Punica granatum isolate Tunisia-2019 chromosome 4, ASM765513v2, whole genome shotgun sequence genome has a window encoding:
- the LOC116204412 gene encoding uncharacterized protein LOC116204412 — MRRSRSAELLPLDPEIERTLHRLRRENRRREELQVVEMADDDINRQIQGAARALRDYAVPTIMGSAIRRPTIPANNFELKPALIQMVQSNQFGGYPNESPDEHIAGFLQYSFPFSLRDKARAWFNSLPQESITTWADLSSKFLRRFFPPARTARLRNEITNFTKFNGESLYEAWERFKEAIRKCPHHGLPDNLLIEVFYLSLDDTLRSLVDAAAGGALMGKNYDEASALIEEMASSAHNWQNERSKSRVASVNDMDTIANLTTQISALTTQVAFCELCSGPHSTLECMSGNPSASPNGEQVNFVNNFQRSNQGPYSNTYNPGWRNHPNFSWRNENNALKPPPGFQKQGPAQNAPPQQSQSRMEELMLSYMQKTDTMLQNQQATIRNLEGQISQISQQLSNRPSGSLPSNTEENPKGVNAIMLRSGKELEIVNRKAQTQEESPEKDKGKQKVEEPRQKSLGVKPYVPPVPFPGRLKQQQLDAQFAKFLDVFKKLQINIPFAEALQQMSSYARFMKDLLTKKRKFDGSEPVMLTGECSMILQKDLPNLPRKQRDQGSFTVPCTIGNFHFENVLIDSGARVSNIQRVLLRMSW, encoded by the exons ATGCGCAGGAGTAGAAGTGCTGAACTTCTACCATTAGATCCTGAGATAGAGCGCACCTTGCATCGGTTGAGAAGAGAGaacagaagaagggaagaattgCAGGTAGTTGAGATGGCAGATGATGACATCAACCGCCAAATACAGGGTGCTGCCAGAGCACTTCGAGACTATGCAGTACCTACTATTATGGGTTCTGCGATCAGAAGGCCCACTATTCCAGCTAATAACTTTGAACTGAAGCCAGCACTCATCCAGATGGTTCAATCAAATCAGTTTGGAGGATATCCCAACGAGAGTCCTGATGAGCATATTGCAGGATTCCTCCAATACT CTTTTCCTTTCTCGCTTAGGGATAAAGCGAGAGCCTGGTTCAATTCACTGCCACAAGAGTCCATCACCACCTGGGCCGACCTTTCATCTAAGTTTCTCAGGAGATTTTTCCCACCAGCTAGGACTGCAAGATTGAGGAACGAAATCACTAACTTCACCAAGTTCAATGGTGAATCACTTTATGAGgcatgggagagattcaaggaGGCAATCAGAAAGTGCCCACATCACGGATTGCCAGATAATCTCCTAATTGAGGTCTTCTATCTTAGCCTGGATGATACATTGAGGTCTCTAGTAGACGCTGCAGCAGGAGGCGCACTGATGGGTAAGAATTATGATGAAGCAAGTGCTTTGATAGAAGAGATGGCCTCCAGTGCACATAATTGGCAGaatgaaagaagtaaatcaaGAGTGGCATCAGTCAATGACATGGACACTATTGCTAATTTGACAACCCAGATTTCAGCTCTCACTACCCAG GTTGCTTTTTGTGAGTTGTGTTCAGGACCACATTCGACtcttgaatgcatgtctggAAATCCCTCGGCTTCACCCAATGGAGAGCAAGTGAACTTTGTCAACAACTTCCAACGGAGTAATCAAGGGCCTTATTCGAACACTTACAATCCCGGGTGGCGTAATCATCCTaatttctcatggaggaaTGAGAATAATGCACTTAAACCGCCACCTGGATTCCAAAAGCAAGGCCCTGCTCAGAATGCTCCACCTCAGCAAAGTCAGTCGAGAATGGAAGAGCTCATGTTGAGCTATATGCAAAAGACTGACACCATGCTACAGAATCAACAAGCCACTATTCGAAACCTAGAGGGTCAGATTAGTCAGATTTCTCAGCAATTGAGTAATAGACCATCAGGGTCTTTACCCAGCAACACTGAAGAGAACCCCAAGGGTGTCAATGCTATAATGCTGAGGAGTGGCAAGGAATTGGAAATAGTCAATAGAAAAGCTCAAACTCAGGAGGAGAGTCCGGAGAAAGACAAAGGTAAGCAAAAGGTGGAGGAACCAAGGCAGAAGTCACTAGGGGTGAAACCGTATGTTCCTCCTGTCCCTTTTCCAGGAAGATTGAAGCAACAACAGTTGGACGCCCAATTTGCTAAATTCCTAGATGTTTTTAAAAAGCTGCAAATCAACATTCCATTTGCAGAAGCACTCCAGCAGATGTCTTCATATGCTAGATTCATGAAGGATCTGCTCACTAAAAAGAGGAAGTTTGATGGGAGTGAGCCTGTGATGCTTACAGGAGAGTGTTCTATGATTCTCCAAAAGGACTTGCCTAACTTACCACGCAAACAAAGAGATCAGGGGAGTTTCACTGTTCCTTGTACTATagggaattttcattttgagaacGTTCTTATTGATTCAGGtgcaa GAGTATCAAATATCCAAAGGGTATTGTTGAGAATGTCCTGGTGA